The proteins below are encoded in one region of Chiloscyllium punctatum isolate Juve2018m chromosome 9, sChiPun1.3, whole genome shotgun sequence:
- the pcdh20 gene encoding protocadherin-20: MKLSSRRTGTGCFLHIQEPLLLLWLLLVLPGTGRATELLYRVREESPAGTYIGNLATDLRLNRSEPGVTYNLASAAGSGRFVDLNRETGELRTSAAVLDREELCPDPGTGSLAEPCWLLLDVLLLPPRLFRLLKLRLRVEDVNDQAPRFPASSLGLSVPENAEPGSRYPLEPAAEDPEPGLNGMLRYRLQGTGPAAYSGAFSLVQEDGAVPGKPAPFLVLETPLDRESRDRYVMELVAEDRGSPSLSGTATVTVSVSDVNDHCPEFPQSELRLSVFSNISVGSTVTRLQAQDPDLGYNARVVYSYGERVPGSSSRLFRLDPVSGTIRLAAPIQEDSAHFHRLTVLATGTGCAPVALTVSLNIIPVGVTGPPVLSPRYIALQADGVLYLKESEPPRTPLAFFTVTGDREPVRCYLHGGEAAAAFRLSRYQDLPSEYLLETGQPLDYELQQRYQVTVVAENADGLASRVLLQIQLIDENDNAPVFTSPSVQLLVEENNLPNCHLARLKATDADSGEMGNITYILSPGVPPVFSVDPLSGTLSVSTSLDREEHNRYRLTIRAIDGGTPSLESTATVIITVLDVNDNSPRFINKDFNFFVPEDYPSFSEIGVIGVMDPDAGTNGWVALSILNGSEHFVIDTGKGNLMASVPLDREQQSSYILWIQATDGGEPALSAVAKVTVLLIDVNDNPPLVLFPQSNLSFLLVLPSTVPGSSITEVYAVDKDTGMNAVIAYSIIGHRGPRPETFVIDAGTGNITLHEALVKNDYGLYRLLVKVSDHGYPEPLHSTVIVNLFVNETLSNESYIESLLRKDPGIRIEESLPETRTDPFQTKLDVFPCETVLIALSALCFGLFALAFVLVCYISFRRKKHRRKAYGVAEVEIPLKKTFSPMKMKPKSLNDLDL, from the coding sequence GAGCCGCTGCTGCTGTTGTGGCTGTTGCTGGTCTTACCGGGCACGGGCCGGGCCACCGAGCTGCTTTACCGGGTCCGGGAGGAGTCACCGGCGGGCACCTACATCGGGAACCTGGCCACCGACCTGAGGCTGAACCGGAGCGAGCCGGGAGTCACCTATAACCTGGCGTCGGCGGCGGGCTCCGGCCGCTTCGTGGACCTGAAccgggagaccggggaactgcggaCCTCGGCGGCAGTGCTGGACCGGGAGGAGCTGTGCCCGGATCCCGGTACCGGGAGCCTGGCGGAACCGTGCTGGCTGCTGCTCGATGTCCTGCTGCTGCCCCCCCGCCTGTTCCGCCTCCTCAAGCTCCGGCTCCGGGTCGAGGATGTTAACGACCAGGCGCCGCGGTTCCCCGCCTCCAGCCTCGGCCTCTCGGTACCGGAGAACGCGGAGCCGGGCTCCCGCTACCCTCTGGAACCGGCGGCCGAGGACCCGGAGCCCGGCCTCAACGGGATGCTCCGCTACCGGCTGCAGGGGACGGGCCCCGCCGCCTACTCCGGCGCCTTCTCTCTGGTGCAGGAGGACGGCGCGGTACCGGGGAAGCCGGCTCCTTTCCTGGTACTGGAGACGCCGCTGGACCGGGAGTCCCGGGATCGGTATGTGATGGAGCTGGTGGCCGAGGACCGGGGCAGCCCGAGCCTGTCGGGGACGGCGACGGTAACGGTGTCGGTGAGCGACGTTAACGACCACTGCCCCGAGTTCCCGCAGAGCGAGCTCCGCCTGAGCGTGTTCTCCAACATCTCGGTGGGCAGCACCGTCACCCGGCTCCAGGCTCAGGACCCCGACCTCGGATACAACGCCCGGGTCGTCTACTCGTACGGGGAGCGGGTCCCCGGGAGCTCCAGCCGCCTGTTCCGCCTGGATCCTGTCTCCGGTACCATCCGCCtggctgcccccatccaggagGACAGTGCCCACTTCCACCGGCTCACTGTGCTGGCTACCGGCACCGGCTGTGCCCCGGTCGCCCTCACCGTCAGCCTGAACATTATCCCGGTGGGGGTTACCGGACCCCCGGTGCTCAGCCCCCGGTACATCGCCCTCCAGGCGGATGGCGTGCTTTACCTGAAGGAGAGTGAGCCCCCCCGGACCCCCTTGGCCTTCTTCACCGTTACCGGAGACCGGGAGCCGGTCCGCTGCTACCTGCACGGAGGGGAGGCGGCGGCGGCTTTCCGCCTGTCCCGGTACCAGGACCTCCCCAGTGAGTATCTCCTGGAGACCGGGCAGCCCCTGGACTATGAGCTCCAGCAGCGTTACCAGGTCACAGTGGTGGCGGAGAACGCAGACGGGCTAGCCAGCAGGGTCCTCCTCCAAATCCAACTCATCGATGAGAACGACAACGCACCGGTGTTCACCAGCCCCTCAGTACAGCTCTTGGTGGAGGAGAACAACCTCCCGAACTGCCACCTCGCCAGACTGAAAGCCACAGACGCTGACAGCGGAGAGATGGGTAACATCACCTACATACTCAGCCCTGGGGTACCTCCGGTCTTCAGTGTGGACCCACTCAGTGGGACCCTCTCTGTATCCACCAGCTTAGACCGAGAGGAACACAACAGGTACAGACTCACCATCAGAGCTATCGATGGTGGGACACCGTCCCTGGAATCTACCGCCACCGTGATCATCACCGTCCTGGATGTCAATGACAACAGCCCCAGGTTCATCAACAAAGACTTCAACTTCTTTGTCCCTGAAGACTACCCGAGTTTTAGTGAGATTGGTGTGATTGGGGTTATGGATCCTGATGCTGGGACCAATGGCTGGGTCGCCCTGTCTATCCTTAATGGCAGTGAGCACTTTGTGATAGACACAGGCAAGGGAAACCTCATGGCAAGTGTGCCTttggacagggaacagcagaGCTCCTATATTCTTTGGATTCAAGCTACAGATGGAGGAGAACCTGCTCTTTCTGCTGTTGCTAAAGTGACAGTGCTTCTGATAGATGTCAATGATAACCCACCATTAGTCTTGTTCCCTCAGTCTAACCTCTCTTTCCTTCTCGTCCTCCCATCCACGGTTCCTGGCTCTTCCATTACTGAAGTGTATGCTGTTGATAAAGACACAGGAATGAATGCTGTCATTGCTTACAGCATCATTGGTCACAGAGGACCCCGTCCAGAGACTTTTGTCATTGATGCAGGCACCGGTAACATCACGTTGCATGAAGCTTTGGTGAAGAACGATTATGGATTGTATAGACTGCTGGTCAAAGTCAGTGATCATGGATATCCAGAGCCACTTCACAGCACAGTTATAGTTAACCTTTTCGTCAATGAAACATTGAGCAACGAGAGCTACATAGAAAGCCTACTGAGGAAAGATCCTGGCATCAGGATAGAGGAGAGTCTACCAGAGACAAGAACTGACCCTTTTCAAACGAAACTAGATGTGTTTCCATGCGAGACTGTCTTGATAGCATTGTCAGCTTTATGCTTTGGACTCTTCGCCTTAGCTTTTGTATTGGTCTGCTACATTTCATTTCGAAGAAAGAAACACAGAAGAAAAGCCTACGGTGTGGCAGAGGTTGAGATCCCACTAAAGAAGacattttctccaatgaaaatgaAGCCAAAGTCATTGAATGACTTAGATCTATGA